One stretch of Bombus vancouverensis nearcticus chromosome 16, iyBomVanc1_principal, whole genome shotgun sequence DNA includes these proteins:
- the LOC117154494 gene encoding uncharacterized protein LOC117154494 isoform X1, with amino-acid sequence MKRRQRRPVLELNQSQSGFHGEHLQKVHGIREFYIYTVAFYKHKHINSDYPGQNIPTNPLANLLCHYNSDSDTEDSKKDCKLDDQVNNFFKEIQLIAPKQPVSNESSNAALTTNSNTRLAHYTNQQALMWRECLDESSGYPYYWHIETNEVTWEMPDELRYLKNNIKTSSVIKPLSMQESHWVDFSSVTYQQSHENIPEGMIPREVVARNRNRYICNETLQKPESQTDPDTANTSDTMDNDSDDGKIEMITSYGSDESDSDTVDENRSKYDMKESSVKNTSTTPKLRCPEKLSASTPIIQPQLLTISQNTNQMYENKGTVEESMVESVDSKPSDDAEVKYLINQIKQDAVQKIDYTDKINNDSRLMKESVIKKSSNKHSVDSDVDFRISLVPGYDEDSDVEEESEDKQERKALFPIPQPKETIDSMLLGKIDGDQIAESNDNEEINGERKNVQEDNEDILERLECRDDSNTKTEEDTQKGNKFVDNVHGRNKFFQRKKRIAFDVPSTKIKTNNDNETSKLEVETQREEINSCDEHLIEPQVDQQEEPNTANENVEENVSTCKDESNSTEGETSTSETNGESKEDEGEVNLLSQIILEKLKFLSEGKPGVSPVQLMSIQLQTLFVAWEAGCLEKNYLRRWLSDTSHELERLEQDAAPPGWLCQWDRSHKRYYYQNTATGITQWTYPDTGIAGGAEEMEICSTPPPAEQEDIIIPAEEEGLRSKSKKSEGGETTEDMTMPRNSDIEAPPPPQISNPSPPPPPRIYAEDLKRDKRKQDKCNDKLDNKRPRLGEEGAAVAEITQLENSVAPSSTLLSPQPANLANVTNAEPLPPGVDLTEAPYEIPATALKRIIYGAVQSQGAALYDAAARDPTVPILSHPATIVQEHYLQYPAYHQHLHAPAALVLPHKHNVQPAIQLIPDYTPIYTNHKVIEKPPVKTAKESLVSALDSFYNDIARIENIGIEKVPQRQDTTTVEPSSLPTEEAKLETDQEPIPVETTVKEKKRKRTRIGISKKHKEVSSMVAKWQKVQQNFENT; translated from the exons atgaagCGACGTCAAAGAAGGCCTGTTTTAGAACTTAATCAATCGCAATCCGGTTTTCATGGAGAACATTTACAAA AAGTGCATGGCATTagagaattttatatatatacagtagCATTCT ACAAACACAAACATATAAATAGTGATTACCCTGGACAAAACATACCTACAAATCCTCTGGCAAATTTACTTTGTCACTATAATTCAGATAGTGATACTGAAGACTCAAAGAAAGATTGCAAATTAGATGAtcaagttaataatttttttaaa GAAATCCAACTGATTGCACCCAAACAACCAGTCTCAAATGAATCTAGCAATGCTGCCTTAACAACAAATTCTAACACACGCTTAGCACATTATACAAATCAACAAGCACTCA TGTGGAGAGAATGCTTAGATGAATCTTCAGGTTATCCTTACTATTGGCACATTGAGACTAACGAAGTAACCTGGGAAATGCCAGATGAATTACGGTACCTAAAAAACAACATTAAAACAAGCTCTGTTATAAAACCACTTTCAATGCAAGAGTCTCATTGGGTTGATTTCTCATCAGTTACat ATCAACAATCCCATGAAAATATACCAGAAGGTATGATTCCGCGGGAAGTGGTGGCTCGAAATCGTAATAGATATATTTGCAATGAGACTTTGCAGAAGCCAGAATCTCAAACTGATCCAGACACTGCTAACACATCTGATACCATGGATAACGATTCTGATGATGG GAAAATAGAAATGATCACATCCTATGGGAGTGATGAAAGTGATTCAGATACAGTGGATGAGAATCGATCAAAGTACGACATGAAAGAATCATCGGTGAAAAACACAAGTACAACACCAAAATTGAGATGCCCTGAAAAACTTTCTGCATCAACCCCTATAATCCAACCACAGTTACTGACAATTTCTCAGAATACAAATCAGATGTACGAAAACAAAGGTACTGTAGAAGAATCAATGGTAGAATCCGTGGACTCAAAACCATCCGATGATGCAGAGGTTAAGTACTTAATAAATCAAATTAAACAAGATGCTGTTCAAAAGATAGATTATAcggataaaattaataatgataGTCGATTAATGAAAGAATCTGTAATAAAGAAAAGCAGTAATAAACACAGTGTTGATTCCGATGTAGACTTCCGCATTTCTTTAGTGCCTGGTTACGATGAAGATTCAGATGTTGAAGAAGAATCTGAAGATAAACAGGAGAGAAAAGCTCTATTTCCAATTCCTCAACCCAAAGAAACCATAGACAGTATGTTATTAGGTAAAATTGATGGTGATCAAATAGCAGAGAGTAATGACAATGAAGAAATTAATGGCGAAAGGAAAAACGTACAAGAAGATAATGAAGACATTCTAGAAAGGTTAGAATGCAGAGATGATTCAAATACTAAAACAGAGGAGGATACGCAAAAAGGAAACAAATTCGTCGATAACGTACATGGTCGGAATAAATTTTTTCAAAGGAAAAAACGTATTGCATTTGATG TTCCATCTACAAAGATAAAAACAAATAATGATAATGAAACAAGTAAACTGGAAGTGGAGACCCAACGCGAGGAAATAAACTCTTGCGACGAGCATCTTATTGAACCTCAGGTTGATCAGCAAGAAGAACCAAACACTGCGAACGAGAACGTGGAAGAGAATGTTTCAACTTGCAAAGATGAGTCAAATAGTACTGAAGGAGAaacaagtacatcagaaacgaATGGCGAATCCAAAGAAGATGAAGGGGAGGTTAATCTACTATCCCAGAtcatacttgagaaattaaagtTTTTATCAGAAGGAAAACCAGGTGTATCGCCAGTTCAATTGATGTCTATTCAGCTACAA ACATTGTTTGTTGCATGGGAAGCAGGTTGTTTAGAAAAGAATTACTTACGTAGATGGTTGAGTGACACCAGTCACGAATTGGAACGCTTGGAACAAGATGCAGCACCACCTGGATGGCTATGTCAGTGGGATAG GTCGCATAAGCGATATTATTACCAGAACACTGCCACTGGAATTACACAATGGACTTATCCGGATACTGGCATCGCCGGTGGAGCTGAAGAGATGGAAATTTGTTCCACGCCTCCTCCAGCTGAGCAAGAAGATATTATTATACCTG CAGAAGAAGAAGGACTAAGATCAAAGTCAAAGAAATCAGAAGGTGGAGAGACAACAGAGGACATGACGATGCCAAGGAACAGCGACATAGAAGCTCCGCCTCCACCACAAATTTCAAATCCGAGCCCACCTCCACCCCCAAGAATATATGCGGAGGATTTGAAGAGggacaaaaggaaacaagataaGTGCAACGACAAATTGGATAATAAGAGACCACGACTAGGTGAAG AGGGAGCAGCAGTCGCGGAAATAACACAATTAGAAAATTCTGTTGCCCCATCCTCTACCTTACTGTCGCCTCAGCCTGCCAATCTTGCAAACGTAACTAACGCAGAACCCCTGCCACCAGGTGTTGATTTAACAGAAGCACCTTATGAGATACCTGCAACTgccctgaaaagaattatttatgGCGCTGTGCAATCACAAGGTGCTGCGCTCTACGATGCAGCTGCGAGAGATCCGACAGTTCCTATTCTAAGTCATCCAGCGACCATAGTACAAGAACATTATCTTCAATATCCAGCATATCATCAACACTTACACGCT CCAGCGGCCTTAGTACTTCCGCATAAGCACAATGTGCAGCCTGCGATTCAGCTAATACCTGACTACACTCCGATATATACGAATCATAAGGTCATTGAGAAGCCACCAGTTAAAACAGCGAAAGAATCTTTAGTGTCTGCACTAGATTCATTTTACAATGACATTGCGCGAATAGAGAATATCGGAATAGAGAAAGTTCCTCAGAGACAAGATACTACGACTGTGGAACCGTCGTCCTTACCAACAGAGGAAGCCAAATTAGAGACAGACCAAGAACCTATCCCTGTTGAAACTActgtgaaagaaaagaaaaggaaaagg ACAAGGATTGGTATTAGTAAAAAGCATAAAGAAGTCTCTAGTATGGTTGCAAAATGGCAAAAGGTGCAACAGAATTTCGAAAATACGTAA
- the LOC117154494 gene encoding uncharacterized protein LOC117154494 isoform X3, translating to MKRRQRRPVLELNQSQSGFHGEHLQKVHGIREFYIYTVAFYKHKHINSDYPGQNIPTNPLANLLCHYNSDSDTEDSKKDCKLDDQVNNFFKEIQLIAPKQPVSNESSNAALTTNSNTRLAHYTNQQALMWRECLDESSGYPYYWHIETNEVTWEMPDELRYLKNNIKTSSVIKPLSMQESHWVDFSSVTYQQSHENIPEGMIPREVVARNRNRYICNETLQKPESQTDPDTANTSDTMDNDSDDGKIEMITSYGSDESDSDTVDENRSKYDMKESSVKNTSTTPKLRCPEKLSASTPIIQPQLLTISQNTNQMYENKGTVEESMVESVDSKPSDDAEVKYLINQIKQDAVQKIDYTDKINNDSRLMKESVIKKSSNKHSVDSDVDFRISLVPGYDEDSDVEEESEDKQERKALFPIPQPKETIDSMLLGKIDGDQIAESNDNEEINGERKNVQEDNEDILERLECRDDSNTKTEEDTQKGNKFVDNVHGRNKFFQRKKRIAFDVPSTKIKTNNDNETSKLEVETQREEINSCDEHLIEPQVDQQEEPNTANENVEENVSTCKDESNSTEGETSTSETNGESKEDEGEVNLLSQIILEKLKFLSEGKPGVSPVQLMSIQLQTLFVAWEAGCLEKNYLRRWLSDTSHELERLEQDAAPPGWLCQWDRSHKRYYYQNTATGITQWTYPDTGIAGGAEEMEICSTPPPAEQEDIIIPAEEEGLRSKSKKSEGGETTEDMTMPRNSDIEAPPPPQISNPSPPPPPRIYAEDLKRDKRKQDKCNDKLDNKRPRLEGAAVAEITQLENSVAPSSTLLSPQPANLANVTNAEPLPPGVDLTEAPYEIPATALKRIIYGAVQSQGAALYDAAARDPTVPILSHPATIVQEHYLQYPAYHQHLHAPAALVLPHKHNVQPAIQLIPDYTPIYTNHKVIEKPPVKTAKESLVSALDSFYNDIARIENIGIEKVPQRQDTTTVEPSSLPTEEAKLETDQEPIPVETTVKEKKRKRTRIGISKKHKEVSSMVAKWQKVQQNFENT from the exons atgaagCGACGTCAAAGAAGGCCTGTTTTAGAACTTAATCAATCGCAATCCGGTTTTCATGGAGAACATTTACAAA AAGTGCATGGCATTagagaattttatatatatacagtagCATTCT ACAAACACAAACATATAAATAGTGATTACCCTGGACAAAACATACCTACAAATCCTCTGGCAAATTTACTTTGTCACTATAATTCAGATAGTGATACTGAAGACTCAAAGAAAGATTGCAAATTAGATGAtcaagttaataatttttttaaa GAAATCCAACTGATTGCACCCAAACAACCAGTCTCAAATGAATCTAGCAATGCTGCCTTAACAACAAATTCTAACACACGCTTAGCACATTATACAAATCAACAAGCACTCA TGTGGAGAGAATGCTTAGATGAATCTTCAGGTTATCCTTACTATTGGCACATTGAGACTAACGAAGTAACCTGGGAAATGCCAGATGAATTACGGTACCTAAAAAACAACATTAAAACAAGCTCTGTTATAAAACCACTTTCAATGCAAGAGTCTCATTGGGTTGATTTCTCATCAGTTACat ATCAACAATCCCATGAAAATATACCAGAAGGTATGATTCCGCGGGAAGTGGTGGCTCGAAATCGTAATAGATATATTTGCAATGAGACTTTGCAGAAGCCAGAATCTCAAACTGATCCAGACACTGCTAACACATCTGATACCATGGATAACGATTCTGATGATGG GAAAATAGAAATGATCACATCCTATGGGAGTGATGAAAGTGATTCAGATACAGTGGATGAGAATCGATCAAAGTACGACATGAAAGAATCATCGGTGAAAAACACAAGTACAACACCAAAATTGAGATGCCCTGAAAAACTTTCTGCATCAACCCCTATAATCCAACCACAGTTACTGACAATTTCTCAGAATACAAATCAGATGTACGAAAACAAAGGTACTGTAGAAGAATCAATGGTAGAATCCGTGGACTCAAAACCATCCGATGATGCAGAGGTTAAGTACTTAATAAATCAAATTAAACAAGATGCTGTTCAAAAGATAGATTATAcggataaaattaataatgataGTCGATTAATGAAAGAATCTGTAATAAAGAAAAGCAGTAATAAACACAGTGTTGATTCCGATGTAGACTTCCGCATTTCTTTAGTGCCTGGTTACGATGAAGATTCAGATGTTGAAGAAGAATCTGAAGATAAACAGGAGAGAAAAGCTCTATTTCCAATTCCTCAACCCAAAGAAACCATAGACAGTATGTTATTAGGTAAAATTGATGGTGATCAAATAGCAGAGAGTAATGACAATGAAGAAATTAATGGCGAAAGGAAAAACGTACAAGAAGATAATGAAGACATTCTAGAAAGGTTAGAATGCAGAGATGATTCAAATACTAAAACAGAGGAGGATACGCAAAAAGGAAACAAATTCGTCGATAACGTACATGGTCGGAATAAATTTTTTCAAAGGAAAAAACGTATTGCATTTGATG TTCCATCTACAAAGATAAAAACAAATAATGATAATGAAACAAGTAAACTGGAAGTGGAGACCCAACGCGAGGAAATAAACTCTTGCGACGAGCATCTTATTGAACCTCAGGTTGATCAGCAAGAAGAACCAAACACTGCGAACGAGAACGTGGAAGAGAATGTTTCAACTTGCAAAGATGAGTCAAATAGTACTGAAGGAGAaacaagtacatcagaaacgaATGGCGAATCCAAAGAAGATGAAGGGGAGGTTAATCTACTATCCCAGAtcatacttgagaaattaaagtTTTTATCAGAAGGAAAACCAGGTGTATCGCCAGTTCAATTGATGTCTATTCAGCTACAA ACATTGTTTGTTGCATGGGAAGCAGGTTGTTTAGAAAAGAATTACTTACGTAGATGGTTGAGTGACACCAGTCACGAATTGGAACGCTTGGAACAAGATGCAGCACCACCTGGATGGCTATGTCAGTGGGATAG GTCGCATAAGCGATATTATTACCAGAACACTGCCACTGGAATTACACAATGGACTTATCCGGATACTGGCATCGCCGGTGGAGCTGAAGAGATGGAAATTTGTTCCACGCCTCCTCCAGCTGAGCAAGAAGATATTATTATACCTG CAGAAGAAGAAGGACTAAGATCAAAGTCAAAGAAATCAGAAGGTGGAGAGACAACAGAGGACATGACGATGCCAAGGAACAGCGACATAGAAGCTCCGCCTCCACCACAAATTTCAAATCCGAGCCCACCTCCACCCCCAAGAATATATGCGGAGGATTTGAAGAGggacaaaaggaaacaagataaGTGCAACGACAAATTGGATAATAAGAGACCACGACTAG AGGGAGCAGCAGTCGCGGAAATAACACAATTAGAAAATTCTGTTGCCCCATCCTCTACCTTACTGTCGCCTCAGCCTGCCAATCTTGCAAACGTAACTAACGCAGAACCCCTGCCACCAGGTGTTGATTTAACAGAAGCACCTTATGAGATACCTGCAACTgccctgaaaagaattatttatgGCGCTGTGCAATCACAAGGTGCTGCGCTCTACGATGCAGCTGCGAGAGATCCGACAGTTCCTATTCTAAGTCATCCAGCGACCATAGTACAAGAACATTATCTTCAATATCCAGCATATCATCAACACTTACACGCT CCAGCGGCCTTAGTACTTCCGCATAAGCACAATGTGCAGCCTGCGATTCAGCTAATACCTGACTACACTCCGATATATACGAATCATAAGGTCATTGAGAAGCCACCAGTTAAAACAGCGAAAGAATCTTTAGTGTCTGCACTAGATTCATTTTACAATGACATTGCGCGAATAGAGAATATCGGAATAGAGAAAGTTCCTCAGAGACAAGATACTACGACTGTGGAACCGTCGTCCTTACCAACAGAGGAAGCCAAATTAGAGACAGACCAAGAACCTATCCCTGTTGAAACTActgtgaaagaaaagaaaaggaaaagg ACAAGGATTGGTATTAGTAAAAAGCATAAAGAAGTCTCTAGTATGGTTGCAAAATGGCAAAAGGTGCAACAGAATTTCGAAAATACGTAA